Within Phycisphaeraceae bacterium, the genomic segment TGGTTCCGACAGACGCAGGAGCACCTCGACCTCACCCTCTCCGTCTGGGAGTACCTCCAATCGGTCATCGTGGCGGAAGATGGCGGTGCACGAGCCAGCGAGCAGCAGGCGCGCGACCTCGCCGGAGCCTTTCTCTTCTCCGGTGCCGATCAGGAGAAGATCCTCCGCACGCTTTCCGGCGGTGAACGAAGCCGCGCCGTGATCGCGGGTCTCGTCGCAAGCTCGAAGAACCTGCTGGTGCTCGACGAGCCGACGAACCACCTCGACATCCCGGCCACCGAGCGGCTGGAAGCGGCCCTCGCCACGGACCCTGCTGATGGCGGCTTCAGCGGCACGATCCTCTTGGTCAGCCATGACCGCGCCCTGTTGGCGAATGTCTGCGACCGGCTCCTTGTCCTCGACGGGCGCGGCGGATGGACGCTCGTATCGAGTGATGTGCCCGAGTGGCTCGACCAGGCTGATCACGCCGCGGCGACGCCCTCCGCATCACCATCGGCGACACCGCCGCGGCGAGCCAGCGCCTCCTCATCGCCCCGCGCGGCGAGCAAGGACGGGGCTGCCGCGCCCCCGCGTGCGACTCCGGCGCACACCAAGGAGCAGGCCAAAGTGCAAACCAAAGCGCAGAGCAACGCATCGACCAAGGCGCCGAACGCCAAGCCTTCGAGTGACCCACCCCGAGATCGCACGAGTCAGCGGCTCGCTCGGTTGTCGCAATCTGTCCTTGAGGCCCGCATCGAGGAGATCGAGTCGAGGCTGCGGGAGATCGAGGCCGAGATGGGCGACCCGGACTTCTGGAAGAACGCCGCGCGACACCAGAAGATCTCCGCCGAAAGGGAACAACTCGTCGACGAGTTGAAGCCGCTCGAGGCTGAATGGAATCGCCGCGCGGCGAACCCGGGCTGACGGGACTCGCCCGCAGTCAACAGCGCTACTTTCAAGGGAACCGGGACTGCACTCAGGTCCGCAGCACGACTTCACCAGCCGAGTCGACGATCTCCCAGCGACTGAAGGCGAGCTGCATGCCATCCACGCCATCAACGCGGAGCAGCGCAACAGGCCCGCTCGGCACGATCGTGCCCACATTGACGGCGCGTCCATCGTCGGAGACCAGGCGCACCGTGTATCGAGCCTCTTCTCGAAGGCCGAAGACCACGACGAGCGACTGATTGCTGCGACTGTTCACATAGACCGTGGCGGCGCCACTGAAGCCACGCTGCGTGGCGGCCAGCCCTCGCACCATGGTCGCGGCGTCGACGAAGTCCCTGTAGCCTGGTCCGAGCTCTCGGATGAGCGCGTCGCGGGCGTTCGCATCCAGGGCGAGTTGGCCGATCCGAACTGCGTAGTAGTTCGACGCCAGGTTGTAGTAGAGGCTGACCAGAAGGAGAGCCCCGACAACGATGCTTGCGGCGCGCCAGATGACGGCGGCACGGCTCCACCGACTGACATCGGAGCGCGTCGACTCGCACTCGGCGCGGAGCCGGACGATTTCAATGGCCTGATCAGGATCCGGAGAGGCTCCGCCACGACGGGGACCAATGCTCGCGATAGGCGCCAAGGCCGCCTGCTCGGCCGTCATCGCATCGCGCACTCGGGTGATCGCGGTGCCACGGAGGTTGACGGCAGGCTCTTCCTCCTCGTGACGAGCAAGTTCGGCAACCACCGACGCCTGCACCGCCCGGACCTCATTCTGAAGCGCGGTCGAGGCCGCGTGGAAGAGGCGATTCATCCGGTCGCAGTCGACCTCATCGAGAACACCTATCGCTTCAAGCCACGCAAGGTCAAGAAGTTCTTCTCGTGACACGGACTCCGACGAACTCATGGCCTTCGACTCCGATGTCGCCGAAGAGGCGACCCTCTCTGCCACTCGCAAGCTGGCCCCGCCCGGACGATCGGGATCACTTCACGGGAAGCGACCCTCGACAGATGCCGACTCAACGCGTCGGCGGCCACTGCGCCTGAAAATGGCGTCGTCCTATTCGCTCGGTCACGCCAAAGGTTCCCATGCAGAGTCACGATCACACGGACAAGCCCGCGCCACCGGAGCCAGCGGGTCCAAAAGGCGTTCGCCGCCTCTTCCTGACCGAATTGAACTGAATCACAGCGCATTCTCGGACCCCATTCGATCCCGCAGGCGCTGGAGCCCGCGACTCAGAGCCGACTTGACAGTTCCGAGTGGCGCATTGAGCTGCTGGCTCACTTCGCGAAGGGTGAAGCCTTGGAGATACGCCCGCTCGATCACTTCTCGTTGAAGCTCGGGCAGCTCGCGAAGCTTCTCCCGCAACTTTGGGGAACCTTCGGACGCTTCCTGCTGTCGGTGAGCCTCCGGATCCGCCTCCCCGGCTGATGTCTGAGAATCCAATCCGAGCCGCTCGGGCCTCGATCCCTTGCGACGGAGGCGATCGATGAGATGCCGCCTGGCGATCAGCATGACCCAGGTGACAAGCCTCGCCCGTCGTGGATCGAATCGGTCGGCAGTCTGCCAGAGCCGAACAAAAACATCCTGAACCGCATCCTCCGCTTCCGCACGAGAATTGAGGACCTGGCGAGCCGCCTTGTAAACAAGTGAGCCGAAGCGGTCGTACAGGTTGACAACAGCCTGCTCGTCGCCAGCCGCGACGCGCCTCATCAGCATCCAGTCATCGTGTTCAAGTGGATCCAAGACGCCGACACTCCCACCACTCGGTGATTGCCGGTCCAGCCGAGAGGGCCTTGACCGAAGAAAGTCTACCCGTTCCCGAACGAAACTCATGGGAAAGGTCCATACTTTGCTACCCTTCTCTTGATTTGTGTGGCATGTTTTCGGACAGGCTACGATACCTGTGGGAGGTGTCGTGCGGGTGGAGGTACTCGCGGGTCGTTTGACCCGAATTGAAATGCCGATGGCTCGTCATCGAGACATGCTCGCCTCGCGGCGGTTCCGTGCGAATGCAGGACCGCGCGGTTTCACTCTGCTTGAACTCCTGATCACGCTGAGCGTTGTGGCGATCCTCATCGCTCTTCTGACGCCGGCGCTCGGTGCCGCGCGTGAGACGGCCCAGCGACTCGCGTGCGCGAGCAACCTGTACGGAATCGGTACAGGGCTCGGCCTCTACGCCAAGGACTACCGCGACCGGCTGCCGCCCAGTTACTTCGGCAGCGCGACGGTGAACCGCCCCCAGGAAATGATGGCGGCCACGATCGGCTTCACCGAGCAGGTGGCCAACAAGTGGGAAGGTCTCGGCTGGCTCTCATCGCGGGCCGGTGGATATGTCGACTGCGACCGCTGTTTCTTCTGCGCAAGCCATCGGGGCAATCACGACCGCGAGAACTACCCCAAGGGCTTCACCGTCGGAACCGATCGCAGCTACATGAACTATCACTACGGCGGACACATCGATCCGGCGACGCGCCGCGTCCGCATGATCGATTCCCCGTGGTCGACCATCTTCGTGACTGATGGGCTTCGAACGAAGTCCGACTTCAATCATGTCACTGGCGCCAATCGCCTGCATGGCGATCTCTCAGTCTCATGGTGGCGCGATCAGAATGAGTGGATCGGAAGCGTGCTCCCCCACTCCGAGATTCCGGCCAATCAGCAGCAGACGCTGTATCTCCAGATCTGGCAGGCCCTCGTCCAGGAGTGACGCCGCGCTGCCAGAAAGGCAGGCGGCCGGGGCTCTCGAGCGATCAAGCGCCTTGATCGATGCCCCGGGGTCGCCGTCGACCGCCATCGTGCCGCAGCAAGGGCTCGTCAGGCTGGCACCGCCGTTGCACTCCTGACGGCCATGTCCAGCAAGATCATCGGCATTGACCTCGGGACCACCAACTCCGTCGTGGCGATCATGGAGGGCGGTCAGCCCAAGGTGCTCATCAACTCCTCCGGCAGCCGAACCACCCCAAGCGTGGTCGGATTCACTGACAAGGGCGAGCGCCTCGTCGGCCAGCCGGCGCGGCACCAGCAGGTGACCAACCCGAAGAACACCGTCTTCTCCATCAAGCGCTTCATGGGTCGTCGTCACGACGAGGTCCAGAGCGAGGAGAAGCTGGTGCCCTATGAGGTCGTCGGTGGAGAGAACGAACTCGTCAAGGTGAACATCCGCGGGAAGCTCTACACCCCGCCGGAGATCAGCGCGATGATCCTCCAGGACCTGAAGAAGACCGCCGAGGACTACCTTGGCGAGAAGGTCGAGCGCGCGGTCATCACCGTGCCCGCCTACTTCAACGACAGTCAGCGCCAGGCCACCAAGGACGCGGGTGAAATCGCCGGCCTGAAGGTCGAGCGCATCATCAACGAGCCGACGGCCGCGGCGCTCGCCTACGGCCTCGAGAAGAAGAAGAACGCGCGCATCGTCGTCTTCGATCTCGGTGGCGGTACCTTCGATGTTTCGATCCTCGATGTCGGCGATGGAGTCTTCGAGGTGCTCTCGACCAATGGCGACGGCCACCTTGGCGGCGACGACTTCGACCAGCGGCTGATCGATCACCTCGCGGAAGAGTTCCGCAAGAAGGAAGGCATCGATGTCCGTAAGGATGCGATGGCGCTCCAGCGCCTGAAGGAAGCTGCGGAGAAGGCGAAGATCGAGCTCTCGACCCAGCTCGAGACGACTGTGAATCTCCCCTTCATCACCGCCGATCAGAGCGGCCCCAAGCACCTCCAGGTCACGGTGACCCGGGCGGCATTCGAGCAGATGTGCGCCGATCTCTTCAAGCGTCTCCAGGGCCCCTGCCAGCAGGCGCTCAAGGACGCCAAGCTCACGCCCAAGGACATCCAGGAAGTCGTCATGGTGGGCGGCTCGATCCGCATTCCGCGCGTGCAGGAGATCGCCAAGGAGATCTTC encodes:
- the dnaK gene encoding molecular chaperone DnaK — protein: MSSKIIGIDLGTTNSVVAIMEGGQPKVLINSSGSRTTPSVVGFTDKGERLVGQPARHQQVTNPKNTVFSIKRFMGRRHDEVQSEEKLVPYEVVGGENELVKVNIRGKLYTPPEISAMILQDLKKTAEDYLGEKVERAVITVPAYFNDSQRQATKDAGEIAGLKVERIINEPTAAALAYGLEKKKNARIVVFDLGGGTFDVSILDVGDGVFEVLSTNGDGHLGGDDFDQRLIDHLAEEFRKKEGIDVRKDAMALQRLKEAAEKAKIELSTQLETTVNLPFITADQSGPKHLQVTVTRAAFEQMCADLFKRLQGPCQQALKDAKLTPKDIQEVVMVGGSIRIPRVQEIAKEIFQTKELDKSINPDEVVAIGAAIQGAVLTGDVKDVLLLDVTPLSLGVETQGGVMTRLIERNTTIPASKKETFSTASDNQTSVTIHVLQGEREFASDNRTLGKFDLSGIAAAPRGIPQIEVEFAIDANGILNVTATDKATGKKQEIKITGSSGLSKDEVERMRTEAEANAAQDKARRELVDLKNQAESVAYQTRKTLDELGAKVPAEIRGRIESAVSNLESALKGDDKASINAALKTLTDAASELGRVANEAGAAAGPGQESSSQADSGPSRGRKDDVIDAEFEVKDSR
- a CDS encoding type II secretion system protein gives rise to the protein MARHRDMLASRRFRANAGPRGFTLLELLITLSVVAILIALLTPALGAARETAQRLACASNLYGIGTGLGLYAKDYRDRLPPSYFGSATVNRPQEMMAATIGFTEQVANKWEGLGWLSSRAGGYVDCDRCFFCASHRGNHDRENYPKGFTVGTDRSYMNYHYGGHIDPATRRVRMIDSPWSTIFVTDGLRTKSDFNHVTGANRLHGDLSVSWWRDQNEWIGSVLPHSEIPANQQQTLYLQIWQALVQE
- a CDS encoding sigma-70 family RNA polymerase sigma factor: MDPLEHDDWMLMRRVAAGDEQAVVNLYDRFGSLVYKAARQVLNSRAEAEDAVQDVFVRLWQTADRFDPRRARLVTWVMLIARRHLIDRLRRKGSRPERLGLDSQTSAGEADPEAHRQQEASEGSPKLREKLRELPELQREVIERAYLQGFTLREVSQQLNAPLGTVKSALSRGLQRLRDRMGSENAL